The Phycisphaerae bacterium RAS1 genome includes a region encoding these proteins:
- the ptsI gene encoding Phosphoenolpyruvate-protein phosphotransferase, with protein MITKKGINASPGVAIGPALVFDTEEYRIPRRTIDASTVPQQVVLLDEALSASRQEVNELRQAAARKLGEQTALIFAFHETLIADPSLRARVVQSIEKNSYTAAYAYAEEMRQRQKELLAVRDAYLRDRVRDLYDIEKRVLRNILGRQREDITRLTEPVIIIANDITPSQAVSLDRQHVLGFAANVGGQTSHLAIIARQLGIPAVLALNDITADISGGDTIIVDGTHGIVVVKPDVETTQRYSVQQKEYERIELALEEIRYLPSMTQDNVPIALWANIEIAEEAGSAMNSGAEGVGLYRTEFMFLASKKPPTEEQQYETLRKAIQAVGGRPFVVRTIDLGADKMMDSMAATADHNPVLGLRSLRYCLTHLDMFKTHLRAILRASAEGDVRIMFPMISNLIELRQAKAALADAMEDLEEEGLPFRRDVPIGMMVETPSAALLASRFTEDVSFLSIGTNDLTQYTLAVDRANERVAHLYSPHNPAVLKLIRDVCRAGRRANVDVNLCGEMGGSPLYVQPLIGMGLRRLSMSAKDIPEIKKVIRSTTIERCRQIARKAMSFGTERQVLNFLKDAVRELDPGAAE; from the coding sequence ATGATCACCAAGAAAGGCATAAACGCATCGCCTGGGGTGGCGATCGGCCCGGCGCTGGTTTTCGATACGGAAGAGTATCGCATCCCGCGCCGCACGATCGACGCTTCCACCGTCCCGCAGCAAGTCGTCCTGCTCGACGAGGCCTTGTCCGCCTCGCGTCAGGAAGTGAACGAGCTGCGCCAGGCGGCTGCGCGCAAACTGGGGGAGCAAACCGCGCTCATCTTCGCGTTTCATGAGACGCTCATCGCCGACCCCTCGCTGCGGGCGCGCGTGGTGCAGTCCATCGAAAAGAACTCCTACACCGCCGCGTACGCCTACGCGGAGGAGATGCGCCAGCGGCAAAAGGAGCTGCTGGCGGTGCGCGACGCCTACCTGCGCGACCGTGTTCGCGATCTGTACGACATCGAGAAGCGCGTCCTGCGAAACATCCTCGGCCGGCAGCGCGAGGACATCACCCGCCTGACTGAGCCGGTCATCATCATCGCCAACGACATCACGCCGTCGCAGGCGGTGTCGCTCGACCGCCAGCACGTTCTCGGCTTTGCGGCCAACGTCGGCGGGCAGACGTCGCACCTGGCGATCATCGCGCGGCAACTGGGCATTCCGGCGGTGCTGGCCCTGAACGACATTACCGCCGACATCTCCGGCGGCGACACGATCATCGTCGACGGCACGCACGGCATCGTGGTGGTCAAGCCGGACGTCGAGACCACCCAGCGTTACTCGGTGCAGCAGAAGGAATATGAGCGGATCGAGCTGGCGCTCGAGGAAATCCGCTACCTGCCATCGATGACGCAGGACAACGTTCCGATCGCCCTGTGGGCCAATATCGAAATTGCGGAAGAAGCCGGGTCGGCGATGAATTCCGGCGCGGAAGGCGTCGGACTGTATCGCACGGAGTTCATGTTCCTGGCCAGCAAGAAGCCGCCGACCGAAGAGCAGCAGTACGAGACGCTTCGCAAGGCGATCCAGGCGGTCGGCGGGCGGCCGTTCGTCGTCCGCACGATCGACCTGGGGGCCGACAAGATGATGGACTCCATGGCCGCCACGGCGGACCACAACCCGGTGCTGGGGTTGCGCTCGCTGCGCTATTGCCTGACGCACCTGGACATGTTCAAGACGCATCTGCGGGCCATCCTGCGCGCCTCGGCCGAAGGAGACGTGCGCATCATGTTCCCGATGATCTCGAACCTGATCGAACTGCGCCAGGCGAAGGCGGCCCTTGCCGATGCCATGGAAGACCTGGAAGAGGAGGGACTCCCCTTCCGCCGCGACGTGCCCATTGGCATGATGGTCGAGACCCCCTCGGCCGCCCTGCTGGCGTCGCGTTTTACGGAAGACGTGTCGTTCCTGAGCATCGGAACCAACGATCTGACGCAGTACACGCTGGCCGTGGACCGGGCTAACGAACGCGTGGCGCATTTGTACTCGCCGCACAACCCGGCCGTGCTGAAGCTCATTCGCGACGTGTGCCGCGCCGGCCGGCGCGCCAACGTCGACGTGAATCTCTGCGGAGAGATGGGCGGCTCGCCGCTGTACGTACAGCCCCTGATCGGCATGGGTCTGCGGCGGCTGTCGATGTCGGCCAAGGACATTCCGGAGATCAAGAAGGTCATCCGCTCGACGACCATCGAGCGCTGCCGACAGATCGCGCGCAAGGCGATGAGCTTCGGCACGGAACGGCAGGTGCTGAATTTCCTGAAGGACGCGGTGCGGGAGCTGGATCCGGGAGCGGCGGAATGA
- the ptsH gene encoding Phosphocarrier protein HPr, producing the protein MAIEREIVVKNREGLHFRPIMQFVDTASRFTSRVAVRCNDREADGRSPMELLMLVATQATRVVILTDGPDEAAAAEALAKLFETGFGEA; encoded by the coding sequence GTGGCGATCGAGCGCGAGATTGTCGTCAAGAACCGCGAAGGCCTGCATTTCAGGCCGATCATGCAGTTCGTGGACACGGCCTCGCGCTTCACCTCGCGCGTGGCGGTGCGCTGCAACGACCGTGAAGCCGACGGGCGCAGCCCGATGGAGCTGCTGATGCTCGTGGCGACGCAGGCGACGCGCGTCGTGATTCTGACGGACGGCCCCGACGAAGCCGCCGCCGCGGAGGCCCTGGCGAAGCTTTTTGAAACGGGCTTCGGCGAAGCCTGA
- the fruA_3 gene encoding PTS system fructose-specific EIIABC component, whose translation MKLLDLVRPEAIIAELESTNRNGVIRELVAILGSCGAIRDDWVDTVVKTIVTRERSRGTTAFGKGVAVPHAKVAGLSAVVVAVGRSSRGIDFAALDGEPVFGVFLILSPDEKPEEHLRAMDLVYRHLLQERFRKFLRQSDQPAKILDLLKEADESTASL comes from the coding sequence ATGAAGCTGCTCGACTTGGTTCGGCCGGAGGCGATAATCGCCGAACTCGAATCGACGAATCGCAACGGCGTGATTCGCGAGTTGGTGGCGATCCTTGGGAGTTGCGGGGCGATTCGGGACGACTGGGTCGATACGGTCGTGAAGACGATCGTCACCCGTGAGCGCTCCCGAGGCACGACGGCGTTCGGCAAGGGCGTGGCCGTGCCGCATGCGAAGGTGGCCGGGCTGTCGGCGGTCGTGGTCGCGGTCGGGCGCAGCAGCCGCGGGATCGACTTTGCCGCGCTCGACGGTGAGCCGGTGTTCGGCGTATTTCTGATCCTGAGTCCGGATGAGAAGCCGGAGGAACACCTGCGGGCGATGGACCTGGTCTACCGCCACCTGCTGCAGGAACGGTTCCGCAAGTTCCTACGGCAGTCGGACCAGCCGGCGAAGATCCTGGACCTGCTGAAGGAAGCGGACGAATCGACGGCGTCGCTGTGA
- the hpf gene encoding Ribosome hibernation promoting factor, with translation MRVTVSGRHMGISDGLRDFCREKAEKLSRFYDRVQAVDVVLDGHQGTHSAEMIVHADGTMPFVASEEHADVYAAVDLVIDKIERQISRHKERLRNRKHPPQADERGGES, from the coding sequence ATGCGGGTGACCGTTTCCGGCAGACATATGGGCATCAGCGACGGGCTGCGGGATTTCTGCCGGGAAAAGGCCGAGAAGCTGTCCAGGTTCTACGATCGGGTGCAGGCCGTCGACGTCGTTTTGGATGGCCACCAGGGCACTCACTCCGCGGAGATGATCGTCCACGCCGACGGCACCATGCCCTTTGTCGCCAGCGAAGAGCACGCCGACGTCTATGCCGCTGTTGATCTGGTGATCGACAAAATCGAGCGCCAGATCAGCCGGCACAAAGAGCGTTTGCGCAACCGCAAGCACCCTCCGCAGGCCGATGAGCGCGGCGGAGAATCCTGA
- a CDS encoding Transglutaminase-like superfamily protein: MQTLPVRRALFPLAALVILALAAVARADDDIKSGIAAAGDAKKHDSDVVIVLDETHVTVRPNGIGEARTRRVAKVLRDRGARGEAVQRFEFDPKTNELTLNAARVYRADGKVEELAVHDAVEQPAADRTIFWGSRQRLLSVGRLEVGDAIETIVTKTGFNVAYLEEGNGEQGTGNSDAATALEPPMPGHWYDEVTWSAGVPIVEKRYVVRMPKDKRLQYEIYNGSLRVAVALDGEHMVYTFEKRDIPAWKGEPKSTARSDIDTKLVLATLPDWESKSRWFHEKNEAGFAVDDAIRAKVAEIIKSCKSDEEKYTALNHWVAENIRYIGTSRGACEGYTTHPAIETFHDRGGVCKDKAGLLVAMLRVAGFDSYIVMTQAGSAVAPVPADQFNHAVTSIRNTDGSFTMLDPTWMPKSRDNWSTAESLQNIVYGTPEGIGLSITPASGPEQNVVKYESSCAALPDGRLEGRVRLTATGTPETQLRRRLAGRVPDERRQVIEEGFTRLAASVRLANLRVMDPVDFSRPFELESEFTADGYVVGGGAKAYLKLPMMQRVLADVLCGDWEGTTTLEQRKQPLRMRATRRLEIRETVKLPEGWKAIELPKARTLDGPSASLAFTIERTNGSIEYRCDVDVKKHIVPPAEYANFREVMQALDEIAGRAVVCEREVASAQR; this comes from the coding sequence ATGCAGACGCTGCCCGTTCGGCGTGCACTTTTCCCGCTGGCCGCTCTTGTGATACTCGCTCTTGCCGCCGTCGCGCGGGCTGACGACGACATCAAGTCGGGCATCGCCGCCGCCGGCGACGCCAAGAAGCACGACAGCGATGTCGTCATCGTTCTGGATGAAACGCACGTCACCGTCCGCCCGAACGGCATCGGTGAAGCCCGTACCCGCCGCGTCGCGAAGGTGCTGCGCGACCGGGGCGCCCGCGGCGAGGCGGTGCAGCGGTTTGAGTTCGATCCAAAGACCAACGAGCTGACGCTGAACGCCGCCCGCGTCTACCGCGCCGACGGAAAGGTCGAAGAGCTTGCCGTCCACGACGCTGTCGAGCAGCCGGCCGCTGACCGCACCATTTTCTGGGGCAGCCGCCAACGGCTGCTCTCCGTCGGCCGGCTCGAAGTCGGCGACGCGATCGAGACGATCGTCACCAAGACGGGGTTCAATGTGGCGTATCTTGAGGAGGGGAACGGGGAACAGGGAACTGGGAACAGCGACGCCGCTACGGCGCTTGAGCCGCCGATGCCGGGGCACTGGTATGACGAAGTGACCTGGTCGGCGGGCGTCCCGATCGTCGAGAAGCGCTACGTCGTCCGCATGCCGAAGGACAAGCGCCTTCAATACGAGATCTACAACGGCTCGCTCCGCGTGGCGGTCGCGCTGGATGGCGAGCACATGGTCTACACCTTCGAGAAACGCGACATCCCCGCCTGGAAGGGCGAGCCCAAGTCCACCGCCCGCAGCGACATCGACACCAAGCTTGTTCTCGCGACGCTGCCCGACTGGGAGAGCAAGTCGCGCTGGTTCCACGAGAAGAACGAAGCCGGCTTCGCCGTGGACGACGCCATTCGCGCCAAAGTCGCCGAGATCATCAAGTCCTGCAAGTCAGACGAGGAGAAGTACACCGCGCTGAATCACTGGGTGGCTGAGAACATCCGCTACATCGGAACCAGCCGCGGCGCGTGCGAAGGCTACACCACCCACCCGGCCATCGAGACCTTCCACGACCGCGGCGGCGTCTGCAAGGACAAGGCCGGCCTGCTGGTCGCGATGCTGCGCGTCGCCGGCTTCGATTCCTACATCGTCATGACGCAGGCCGGCTCGGCGGTCGCGCCCGTGCCCGCGGATCAGTTCAACCACGCCGTCACCTCCATCCGCAATACGGACGGCTCCTTCACGATGCTCGATCCGACCTGGATGCCCAAGAGCCGCGACAACTGGTCCACCGCTGAGTCGCTTCAGAACATCGTCTACGGCACGCCCGAGGGCATCGGCCTCAGCATCACGCCCGCCAGCGGGCCGGAGCAGAATGTCGTGAAATACGAGTCGAGCTGCGCGGCGCTGCCCGATGGCCGGCTCGAGGGACGCGTGCGCCTGACGGCGACCGGAACGCCGGAGACGCAGCTTCGCCGGCGCCTGGCGGGGCGCGTGCCGGATGAGCGGCGACAGGTGATCGAAGAGGGCTTCACGCGACTGGCCGCGAGTGTGCGTCTGGCGAATCTGCGGGTGATGGACCCGGTGGATTTCTCCAGGCCGTTCGAGCTCGAAAGCGAATTCACGGCGGATGGGTATGTCGTCGGCGGCGGGGCGAAGGCGTACCTCAAGCTGCCGATGATGCAGCGCGTGCTGGCGGACGTGCTTTGCGGCGACTGGGAGGGCACGACCACGCTCGAGCAGCGCAAGCAGCCGCTGCGCATGCGGGCCACGCGACGGCTCGAGATTCGAGAGACCGTGAAACTACCCGAGGGATGGAAAGCGATTGAGCTGCCCAAGGCCCGCACGCTCGACGGCCCGTCGGCGTCTCTAGCGTTCACGATCGAGCGGACCAATGGCTCGATCGAGTACCGCTGCGACGTGGACGTGAAGAAGCACATCGTGCCGCCGGCGGAATACGCGAACTTCCGCGAGGTGATGCAGGCGCTGGACGAGATCGCCGGCCGAGCGGTGGTGTGCGAACGGGAGGTAGCCAGTGCGCAGCGCTAG